A single Streptomyces sp. 2114.4 DNA region contains:
- a CDS encoding NADH-quinone oxidoreductase subunit G codes for MTVTTSAPSGGGEAAIPPEDLVTLTIDGIEISVPKGTLVIRAAELLGIEIPRFCDHPLLDPAGACRQCIVEVEGQRKPMASCTITCTDGMVVKSQLTSPVAEKAQRGVMELLLINHPLDCPVCDKGGECPLQNQAMQVGDPESRFEGKKRTFAKPVPISTQVLLDRERCVLCARCTRFSNQIAGDPMIELVERGALQQVGTGEGDPFQSYFSGNTIQICPVGALTSAAYRFRSRPFDLVSSPSVCEHCAGGCATRTDHRRGKVMRRLAANDPEVNEEWICDKGRFAFRYAQQRDRLEQPLVRNPESGELEPVSWPEALEAAARGLSAAKGRTGVLTGGRLTVEDAYAYAKFARIALDTNDIDFRARVHSAEEAEFLASRVAGRGRDLDGGGVTYTALEQAPAVLLAGIEAEEEAPGVFLRLRKAHRRSGQRTFGLAGYASRGLIKAGGTLLPAAPGTETEWLDALAGGVGLDGAGQAAAEALRADGAVIIVGERLAGVPGALTSAVRAALATGAQLVWIPRRAGERGAVEAGALPGLLPGGRPATDPRARDEVAAVWGVAALPHRHGRDTGQIIEAAATGELGALLVAGVEVADLPDPACALTALDEVGFLVSLELRPSQVTDRADVVLPVAAVVEKAGTFLNWEGRARLFEAALKPDQMTRRHLLSDARVLHMLADALDVHLALPDLRAARRELDRLGGWDGPRADEPRESGRPLPRPEPGEAVLAGHRLLLDQGLLQEGDEALAGTRHAAVARLSQITAQETGVKDGDLLAVTGPAGAVHLPLHVTPMPDRVVWLPLNSTGGGVAADTGAQPGDLVKISAVPGTPEPAEEVNA; via the coding sequence ATGACCGTCACCACAAGTGCTCCCTCGGGAGGCGGCGAGGCGGCGATCCCGCCGGAAGACCTCGTCACCCTGACGATCGACGGCATCGAGATCTCCGTCCCCAAGGGGACGCTGGTCATCCGCGCCGCCGAACTCCTCGGCATCGAGATCCCGCGGTTCTGCGACCACCCGCTGCTGGACCCGGCGGGCGCCTGCCGGCAGTGCATCGTCGAGGTCGAGGGCCAGCGCAAGCCGATGGCCTCCTGCACCATCACCTGCACCGACGGCATGGTCGTCAAGTCACAGCTCACCTCGCCGGTGGCCGAGAAGGCCCAGCGCGGCGTGATGGAGCTGCTGCTGATCAACCACCCGCTGGACTGCCCGGTCTGCGACAAGGGCGGCGAATGCCCGCTGCAGAACCAGGCGATGCAGGTCGGTGACCCGGAGTCGCGCTTCGAGGGCAAGAAGCGCACCTTCGCCAAGCCGGTGCCGATCTCCACCCAGGTGCTGCTGGACCGCGAGCGGTGCGTGCTGTGCGCGCGCTGCACCCGCTTCAGCAACCAGATCGCCGGCGACCCGATGATCGAGCTGGTCGAGCGCGGCGCCCTCCAGCAGGTCGGCACCGGGGAGGGCGACCCCTTCCAGTCGTACTTCTCCGGCAACACCATCCAGATCTGCCCGGTCGGCGCGCTCACCTCCGCCGCGTACCGCTTCCGCTCCCGCCCGTTCGACCTGGTCTCCTCGCCGTCGGTGTGCGAGCACTGCGCGGGCGGCTGCGCGACGCGTACGGACCACCGGCGCGGCAAGGTCATGCGGCGGCTGGCGGCGAACGATCCCGAGGTCAACGAGGAGTGGATCTGCGACAAGGGGCGGTTCGCCTTCCGCTACGCGCAGCAGCGCGACCGGCTGGAGCAGCCCCTCGTACGCAACCCGGAGTCCGGTGAGCTGGAGCCGGTGAGCTGGCCCGAGGCCCTGGAGGCGGCGGCCCGCGGGCTGTCCGCCGCCAAGGGCCGCACCGGCGTGCTGACCGGCGGCCGGCTGACGGTGGAGGACGCCTACGCCTACGCCAAGTTCGCCCGGATCGCGCTGGACACCAACGACATCGACTTCCGGGCGCGGGTGCACAGCGCGGAGGAGGCCGAGTTCCTGGCGTCCCGGGTCGCCGGGCGTGGCCGGGACCTGGACGGTGGCGGCGTCACGTACACCGCCCTGGAGCAGGCGCCGGCCGTCCTGCTGGCCGGTATCGAGGCCGAGGAGGAGGCGCCCGGCGTCTTCCTGCGGCTGCGCAAGGCGCACCGAAGGAGCGGCCAGCGCACCTTCGGGCTGGCCGGTTACGCCTCCCGCGGGCTGATCAAGGCGGGCGGCACGCTGCTGCCGGCCGCGCCCGGCACCGAGACCGAATGGCTGGACGCGCTCGCGGGCGGCGTCGGTCTGGACGGCGCGGGGCAGGCGGCGGCCGAGGCGCTGCGGGCCGACGGCGCGGTGATCATCGTCGGCGAACGGCTGGCGGGCGTCCCCGGCGCCCTGACCTCCGCCGTCCGCGCCGCCCTGGCCACCGGCGCCCAGCTGGTGTGGATCCCCCGGCGGGCGGGCGAACGCGGCGCCGTCGAGGCCGGCGCCCTGCCCGGTCTGCTGCCCGGTGGCCGGCCGGCCACCGACCCGCGGGCCCGTGACGAGGTCGCGGCCGTCTGGGGCGTGGCCGCGCTGCCGCACCGGCACGGCCGGGACACCGGCCAGATCATCGAGGCCGCGGCGACCGGCGAGCTCGGCGCCCTGCTGGTGGCGGGCGTCGAGGTCGCCGACCTGCCGGACCCGGCCTGTGCGCTGACCGCCCTGGACGAGGTCGGCTTCCTGGTCAGCCTGGAGCTGCGGCCCTCGCAGGTCACCGACCGGGCGGATGTGGTCCTCCCGGTGGCGGCCGTGGTCGAGAAGGCCGGCACCTTCCTCAACTGGGAAGGCCGGGCGCGGCTGTTCGAGGCCGCCCTCAAACCGGACCAGATGACCCGCCGGCATCTGCTGTCGGATGCCCGGGTGCTGCACATGCTCGCCGACGCCCTCGACGTCCATCTGGCGCTGCCCGACCTCCGCGCGGCGCGCCGCGAACTGGACCGGCTCGGCGGCTGGGACGGCCCCCGCGCGGACGAGCCCCGGGAGAGCGGACGCCCGCTGCCCCGCCCCGAGCCCGGCGAGGCGGTCCTCGCCGGACACCGGCTCCTGCTGGACCAGGGACTGCTCCAGGAGGGCGACGAGGCGCTGGCCGGCACCCGGCACGCCGCCGTTGCCCGGCTGTCGCAGATCACCGCGCAGGAGACCGGCGTCAAGGACGGTGACCTGCTGGCGGTGACCGGACCGGCCGGCGCGGTCCACCTGCCGCTCCACGTCACGCCGATGCCCGACCGGGTGGTGTGGCTGCCGCTCAACTCGACGGGCGGAGGCGTCGCCGCCGACACCGGGGCGCAACCCGGTGACCTGGTGAAGATCTCCGCCGTCCCGGGCACCCCGGAGCCGGCCGAGGAGGTGAACGCATGA
- the nuoF gene encoding NADH-quinone oxidoreductase subunit NuoF: MTVAAAHGGASRPEAGGETNPEKLLTPVLSAFWDQPQPWTLETYRRHEGYEGLRKALAMPPDDVIAYIKDSGLRGRGGAGFPTGMKWQFIPQGDGKPHYLVVNADESEPGTCKDIPLLFANPHSLIEGIVIACHAIRSNHAFIYLRGEVVPVLRRLHEAVREAYAAGFLGRNILGSGLDLDVIVHAGAGAYICGEETALLDSLEGRRGQPRLRPPFPAVAGLYACPTVVNNVESIASVPAIMNRGKDWFRSMGSEKSPGFTLYSLSGHVARPGQYEAPLGVTLRQLLDMSGGMRRGHRLKFWTPGGSSTPMFTDQHLDVPLDYEGVGAAGSMLGTKALQCFDETTCVVRAVTRWTEFYAHESCGKCTPCREGTYWLVQLLRDIEAGKGRTDDLDKIADIADNINGKSFCALGDGAASPIFSSLQYFREEYEQHITGKGCPFDPAKSTLWADNDAHLGVNA, translated from the coding sequence CGCCCGTCCTGTCCGCCTTCTGGGACCAGCCCCAGCCCTGGACGCTGGAGACCTACCGCCGGCACGAGGGCTACGAAGGCCTGCGCAAGGCGCTCGCGATGCCCCCGGATGACGTCATCGCGTACATCAAGGACTCCGGACTGCGCGGCCGCGGCGGCGCCGGCTTCCCGACCGGGATGAAGTGGCAGTTCATCCCGCAGGGCGACGGCAAACCGCACTACCTCGTCGTCAACGCCGACGAGTCGGAGCCCGGGACCTGCAAGGACATCCCGCTCCTCTTCGCGAACCCGCACTCCCTCATCGAGGGGATCGTGATCGCCTGCCATGCGATCCGCTCGAACCATGCCTTCATCTACCTGCGCGGCGAGGTCGTGCCCGTCCTGCGGCGGCTGCACGAAGCGGTGCGCGAGGCCTATGCGGCGGGCTTCCTCGGCAGGAACATCCTCGGCTCGGGCCTCGACCTGGACGTGATCGTGCACGCGGGCGCCGGCGCCTACATCTGCGGTGAGGAGACCGCGCTGCTGGACTCGCTGGAGGGCCGTCGCGGACAGCCCCGGCTGCGTCCCCCCTTCCCCGCGGTGGCGGGCCTGTACGCCTGCCCCACCGTGGTGAACAACGTCGAGTCCATCGCCTCGGTTCCCGCGATCATGAACCGGGGCAAGGACTGGTTCCGGTCCATGGGCAGCGAGAAGTCCCCCGGTTTCACGCTCTACTCGCTCAGCGGCCATGTCGCGCGCCCTGGCCAGTACGAGGCCCCGTTGGGCGTCACCCTGCGCCAGCTGCTGGACATGAGCGGCGGCATGCGCCGCGGCCACCGGCTGAAGTTCTGGACGCCGGGCGGCTCCTCGACGCCGATGTTCACCGATCAACACCTCGATGTCCCCCTGGACTACGAGGGCGTCGGCGCGGCCGGCTCGATGCTCGGCACCAAGGCGCTGCAGTGCTTCGACGAGACCACCTGTGTGGTGCGGGCGGTCACCCGCTGGACCGAGTTCTACGCACACGAGTCCTGCGGCAAGTGCACGCCCTGCCGCGAAGGGACCTACTGGCTGGTGCAGTTGCTGCGCGACATCGAGGCCGGCAAGGGCCGGACGGACGACCTCGACAAGATCGCCGACATCGCCGACAACATCAACGGCAAGTCCTTCTGCGCCCTCGGCGACGGCGCCGCCTCGCCGATCTTCTCCTCGCTGCAGTACTTCCGCGAGGAGTACGAGCAGCACATCACCGGCAAGGGCTGCCCCTTCGACCCGGCCAAGTCGACCCTGTGGGCCGACAACGACGCTCACCTGGGGGTGAACGCATGA